A DNA window from Jaculus jaculus isolate mJacJac1 chromosome 1, mJacJac1.mat.Y.cur, whole genome shotgun sequence contains the following coding sequences:
- the Abl1 gene encoding tyrosine-protein kinase ABL1 isoform X3 has protein sequence MERTDITMKHKLGGGQYGEVYEGVWKKYSLTVAVKTLKEDTMEVEEFLKEAAVMKEIKHPNLVQLLGVCTREPPFYIITEFMTYGNLLDYLRECNRQEVSAVVLLYMATQISSAMEYLEKKNFIHRDLAARNCLVGENHLVKVADFGLSRLMTGDTYTAHAGAKFPIKWTAPESLAYNKFSIKSDVWAFGVLLWEIATYGMSPYPGIDLSQVYELLEKDYRMERPEGCPEKVYELMRACWQWNPSDRPSFAEIHQAFETMFQESSISDEVEKELGKQGVRGATSTMLQAPELPTKTRTSRRTAEQKDATTDVSEPSHAKGQGESDLLDHEPAVSPLLPRKERGPPDGGLNEDERLLPKDKKTNLFSALIKKKKKMAPTPPKRSSSFREMDGQPERRGTNEEESREISNGTAALPPSDAVESVKSPKPSNGAGVPNGAFREPGSSGFRSPHLWKKSSTLTSSRLAAGEEESGSSSSKRFLRSCSASCMPHGAKDTEWRSVTLPRDLPSAGKQFDSATFGGHKSEKPALPRKRASETRSEQVARGTVTPPPRLLKKGEEAADEVFRDTESSPGSSPPSVTPKLLRRQVTAGPSSGPPHKEEASRGSALGTPAAAEPTPPSSRVGFSKAPAEESRVRRHKHCSESPGRDKGRLSKLKPAPPPPPASAGKAGKSTPSPSQEAAGEAGGGTKTKCAGLAADAMNSDAIKPGPLGEGLKKPVPPSVPKPQSATKPPGTPTSPGPTASTLPAASSALAGDQPSSAAFIPLISTRVSLRKTRQPPERIASGTITKGVVLDSTEALCLAISRNSEQMASHSAVLEAGKNLYTFCVSYVDSIQQMRNKFAFREAINKLENNLRELQICPATAASGPAATQDFSKLLSSVKEISDIVQR, from the exons GAGCCTCCCTTCTATATCATCACTGAGTTTATGACCTACGGAAACCTGTTGGACTACTTGCGAGAGTGTAACCGACAGGAGGTGAGCGCCGTGGTACTGCTGTACATGGCCACGCAGATCTCGTCAGCCATGGAGTACCTGGAGAAGAAAAACTTCATCCACAG AGATCTTGCTGCCCGGAACTGCCTGGTTGGGGAAAACCACTTGGTGAAGGTGGCAGATTTTGGCCTGAGCAGGTTGATGACAGGGGACACCTATACAGCCCACGCAGGAGCCAAGTTCCCCATCAAGTGGACTGCACCTGAGAGCCTGGCCTACAACAAGTTCTCCATCAAGTCTGACGTCTGGG caTTCGGAGTCTTGCTCTGGGAAATTGCTACCTACGGCATGTCACCTTACCCGGGAATTGACCTGTCCCAGGTATACGAGCTGCTGGAGAAGGACTACCGCATGGAGCGCCCTGAAGGTTGCCCAGAGAAGGTCTACGAGCTCATGCGAGCAT GTTGGCAGTGGAATCCCTCTGACCGGCCCTCCTTTGCTGAGATCCATCAAGCCTTTGAGACGATGTTCCAGGAATCCAGTATCTCAGATG AAGTGGAAAAGGAACTGGGGAAGCAAGGCGTGAGAGGAGCTACCAGCACCATGCTGCAGGCCCCAGAGCTGCCCACCAAGACCAGGACTTCCAGGAGAACTGCCGAGCAGAAAGATGCCACCACTGATGTGTCTGAGCCCTCCCACGCCAAGGGCCAGGGAGAGAGTG ATCTCCTGGACCATGAGCCCGCCGTGTCCCCACTGCTTCCGCGCAAGGAGCGTGGGCCTCCAGATGGCGGCCTCAACGAAGATGAGCGCCTTCTTCCCAAAGACAAGAAGACCAACCTGTTCAGCGCCTTgatcaagaagaagaagaaaatggctcCAACCCCTCCCAAGCGCAGCAGCTCCTTCCGGGAGATGGACGGCCAGCCAGAGCGCAGGGGGACCAATGAGGAAGAGAGCAGGGAGATCAGCAACGGGACAGCGGCTCTTCCCCCCTCAGACGCCGTGGAGTCCGTCAAGTCCCCGAAGCCCAGCAACGGGGCTGGTGTCCCCAATGGCGCCTTCCGGGAGCCAGGCAGCTCAGGCTTCCGCTCCCCCCACCTGTGGAAAAAGTCCAGCACACTGACCAGTAGCCGGCTGGCAGCCGGAGAGGAGGAGAGTGGCAGCAGCTCCAGCAAGCGCTTCCTGCGGTCCTGCTCAGCCTCCTGTATGCCCCACGGGGCCAAGGACACAGAGTGGAGGTCAGTCACACTGCCTCGGGACCTGCCGTCTGCTGGCAAGCAGTTTGACTCAGCCACCTTCGGAGGGCACAAGAGCGAGAAGCCAGCCTTGCCTCGGAAGCGGGCCAGCGAGACCAGGTCTGAGCAGGTGGCCAGAGGTACAGTGACACCGCCGCCCCGGCTGctgaagaagggggaggaggctGCTGATGAGGTCTTCAGGGACACGGAGTCCAGCCCAGGCTCCAGCCCTCCCAGCGTGACTCCCAAGCTCCTCCGTCGACAGGTCACTGCTGGGCCTTCTTCCGGCCCACCCCATAAGGAGGAGGCCAGCAGGGGCAGCGCCTTAGGGACTCCTGCTGCAGCTGAGCCAACGCCCCCCAGCAGCAGGGTGGGCTTCAGCAAGGCCCCTGCCGAGGAGTCCCGTGTCAGAAGGCACAAGCACTGCTCTGAGTCCCCGGGGAGGGACAAGGGGCGGCTGTCTAAGCTCAAACCTgcccctccacctcccccagccTCAGCGGGAAAAGCTGGGAAATCTACCCCGAGCCCCAGCCAGGAAGCCGCTGGGGAGGCAGGTGGTGGCACCAAGACAAAATGTGCTGGTCTGGCTGCGGATGCTATGAACAGTGATGCCATCAAGCCTGGCCCGCTAGGAGAGGGTCTCAAAAAGCCTGTGCCGCCATCTgtgccaaagccacagtcagccACCAAGCCACCGGGGACCCCCACTAGCCCAGGCCCCACAGCCTCCACACTGCCAGCAGCCTCCTCAGCCCTGGCTGGGGACCAGCCATCTTCTGCTGCCTTCATCCCTCTCATATCGACCCGTGTGTCTCTTCGGAAGACCCGCCAGCCGCCAGAGCGCATTGCTAGTGGCACCATTACCAAGGGTGTAGTTCTGGACAGCACTGAGGCCCTATGCCTTGCCATCTCTAGGAACTCGGAGCAGATGGCCAGCCACAGTGCTGTGCTGGAGGCCGGCAAAAACCTGTACACGTTCTGTGTGAGCTATGTGGATTCCATCCAGCAGATGAGGAACAAGTTCGCCTTCCGCGAGGCCATCAACAAGCTGGAGAACAACCTCCGGGAGCTTCAGATCTGCCCCGCGACTGCCGCCAGCGGCCCAGCAGCCACCCAGGACTTCAGCAAGCTCCTCAGCTCCGTGAAGGAGATCAGTGACATCGTTCAGAGGTAG
- the LOC101594250 gene encoding orexigenic neuropeptide QRFP produces the protein MRSLPYLLLLPWGACFPLLDGRGPEDGKESRMGWPQLAEGRRPHSAWGPSPWWRGPPQTPALLMVAKELEASRREQAGFRLERQEGGQATAFLPGGGEKASGPLGSLAEELSSYSRKKGGFRFRFGR, from the coding sequence aTGAGGAGCCTGCCCTACCTTCTCCTTCTGCCCTGGGGTGCCTGTTTTCCCCTGCTGGACGGGAGAGGACCAGAGGATGGCAAAGAATCCCGGATGGGCTGGCCTCAGTTGGCCGAGGGGCGCAGACCCCATTCTGCGTGGGGTCCCTCCCCGTGGTGGCGGGGGCCACCACAGACGCCAGCCCTGCTCATGGTGGCTAAGGAGCTCGAAGCGTCCCGTAGGGAACAAGCTGGCTTCCGCCTGGAGAGGCAGGAGGGCGGCCAGGCCACCGCTTTCCTGCCCGGTGGCGGGGAGAAGGCCAGTGGCCCCTTGGGAAGCCTGGCCGAggagctcagcagttacagcagGAAGAAAGGTGGCTTCCGCTTCCGCTTTGGCCGGTGA